The genome window TTTCCATCGAACTCTCGGCGTCCCATAATTTCACCCCAGGCAAAACAATTAGCATCATTTTCAATCAGGACCGGCACCCCGAGGTTTTCCACCAGTATTTCAGTCAAGTTTGTCTCAAAAAGAGCCAGAGGCTTGGATGAAATAACCCTGCCCAAGTCAGGGTTGATCCTACCGGGAAGCCCCAGAGCTACTCCGGAAATTCTATCAGAGAATTCATTTTCAAGATTCTGAATCAATTTTTTGGCTGTATCCGTGAATTGAGAGATTGTATTCGCCATCAAGTCCATCATGCCCTGTTTTAAGGACTGACCCGTGAGGTTTGATAGGCTATAGCGGAGGTATGAATCCTGCCATTCTATTCCCAAAATCAATCGCTCCACAATTTTCAATCCAATAGGGATTCGACCACCCCGTTCACCTGAACGTGCGGTTTTCTCTTCCCTGATGTACCCGTCTAAGAGAAGATCATTCACAATATGAGTCAATGTTGATCTATTGAGTCCCAGGATTTCCGAGGCCTCTATTCGACTGACACCCGGTCTGATTCTAATTAGATTTAATGTTCTGCTCCGGTTGATCTTTCCTTCCTGGAC of Oceanispirochaeta crateris contains these proteins:
- a CDS encoding ROK family transcriptional regulator; amino-acid sequence: MFVETINNKGVRHMTVNKVQEGKINRSRTLNLIRIRPGVSRIEASEILGLNRSTLTHIVNDLLLDGYIREEKTARSGERGGRIPIGLKIVERLILGIEWQDSYLRYSLSNLTGQSLKQGMMDLMANTISQFTDTAKKLIQNLENEFSDRISGVALGLPGRINPDLGRVISSKPLALFETNLTEILVENLGVPVLIENDANCFAWGEIMGRREFDGNLVCLLLQFHSPESQQTWDQEIGIGIVHHGSVYHGSGFAAGELMNSPVSDELRDLFLRELKEQGSSDMAAIETYILTLFKTLNPIISALDPHSVILGGEFFQHSLKLEAALKSSIPFKWSFSDKGLWEVAQGASSFFIRTIFTLPGFNESALLKGQWEKVIKLKKNQGGTHVER